cttttattttttcaaattacatgttttattttttgtcatgagtaggtctcttgtgagacaatcGAATCTTtgtctgtgagacgggtcaaccctaccgatattcacaataaaaaataatacttttaacataaaaattagtattttttcatggatactcaaataagatatctgtctaacaaaatatgacatgtgAGACAGTTTTACATAAGTTTTGTCTTTTGTCATATTATAAGTTACATTACGgtcttaattttttattttttcaattttattcaatttttattgaaaaattatTGTGACGTTAAAAATGATTAGTTAACGTTAGAAATAATCAGTGTGACAGACATATATTTCAGTGTCAAATGTCATATCAATATTTAGACGAAGGATGAgtcaaaattgaataaaaaagtGTAAATTAAAAGACTAAGTTAAAACAATTACTTGATTATTATACTAAAAGTAAAAACTATGCATgctatagataaaaaaaaatataattttacatGCAAAATCCTTGTAATCAAGAGAGAGATTGGAATATCTTTAAGGAAAGAAGGAATTATTTCCTTCATTTTTGTCCATCGTCGTCGTACTTGATCATTCAAACGCTTTCCTCTCTCATATTCACAAATTTGCTCGGATTCTTCTTGAAAATCGAAGATCCATTCACTCAATCGATCTTCGATTGTTTCTCCGATCTCACTACCTTTATTTCTAACCGGAATTCTGCAGGAATTTTTGAGTTTGATTCGGAGAAACCATGTCTTACGCTTATCTCTTCAAGTACATTATCATCGGAGATACCGGTAAATTCTTATTTTTCTCGAATCTTGCTAATCGTTAATGATTTATTGGTTATCTAgccattttaaaaatcaattttttttggtATCGTCTGTGTTGTGTTGGTTGCTTGTTTTCTTATTAATTTGTTGAATTGAGGTATGATTTGTTGCTACATGTTATTAAGGTGTTCTATCATTCTAACATTTACGTTACCGATGATTACATTGTCATTATGTTTTATAAGATTTATATCTCTTCTTCCACAAAAAGTCACGGGaagttcattttattttaatatctgGGATGTGGGATGAGAAGTTTGTAAcgttttaagattttttttatctgATTGTCCCCATGAAGTTTATGTGATTTGGCCCCTGACTATGGTTGGATCCAGTTTTCCTACAAGTGCACATTGTAAGAAATACGGTCAGAATCCGCTGTCAGGACTTGGAAGAAAATAATGGCTTTTGACAGCATCGTTGGGCGTTGTTTGATATGCAAGAGTAGAGGCAATTGATCTTATTAATGTGCAGGTGTTGGGAAATCCTGCCTACTTTTGCAGTTCACCGACAAGCGATTTCAACCAGTGCACGATTTAACAATTGGTGTTGAATTCGGGGCTAGGATGATCACAATTGACAACAAGCCCATCAAGTTGCAGATATGGGACACGGTTTGTCTTCATGTTCTTGTGCCTTGATCTTGTATGAGTTATGACTTTACGATCTGAAATTCTAGAACAAGCCTTCATTTGCCTATAGCTGTTGAAAGTGTCAGATATTGGATTAAGCCAAATATATCATCGATGTATCATGTAACAATTGTTTTCTTAACTTACTGGATACAAATTATCTCATTTAATCAGACTTAAAAAATATCAGGCTGGTCAAGAATCATTCAGGTCTATTACAAGGTCTTACTACAGAGGTGCTGCTGGGGCATTGCTAGTTTATGACATCACAAGGTAGAGATTCCAAGACAATGTGTGCTTTGAATATAATTTGTGTTCCGATTAGtcaatatggtatttgattCTGCAGGAGGGAGACTTTTAACCACCTTGCCAGTTGGTTGGAGGATGCAAGGCAGCATGCAAATGCAAACATGAGCATAATGCTGATTGGAAACAAGTGCGATCTGGCTCACAGAAGAGCGGTAAGCACAGAAGAAGGGGAGCAGTTTGCGAAGGAGCATGGCTTGATTTTCATGGAGGCTTCTGCCAAGACAGCTCAGAATGTTGAAGAGGTTTAACGGGTTTTTTTCCAATATAAATAAATACCCCTTGCAGTGACTTGGGTTTCATTGCATCCACATTTGTTCCAAGTCTCTTATTATCAATTTCTGTTTTTAGGCATTTATAAAGACCGCCTCAACAATCTACAGGAAGATTCAGGATGGAGCTTTTGATGTATCCAATGAGGTAAGATATGATTTGATTCTTGAGATCATAACTTGGAGTTTTTGTAAGATGTTCTGTTTATGAGTGAATTTACTCTGTGGACAAATGGATCTATCCGTTAGTGATGGAAgatatgataattttttttgaatgtTTGGAAATACATGAAACATTCGAGCTGGAAACTCTCCCTCTTAAATTTATTCACCATTCCACTGCTAAAGCAAAGATAAGAGATGAGGAAAGGGCAAAAAATGACACATTTCTAGGGTGGAGAACTAGAGATGTCTACTAATATATAATTCGATAGGATGTATCATCAGTGCAACACCGCTGTAAAATAATACATACACTGTGAGGAGGATGATCAAACTGAAAAGCTGACCTACTAGTTTTGAATGTTTTGAGATATTGTATTTTCAGAATCAAGATGTTTGAATTGCATTGTAAAAAGATAGACAACGTATACTCAACaaatttatttgtttatgtTAACCAACTATACTGGCTGGCTATGTCTATTATTTCTTTCTTGTATAGTCAAATGGGATCAAAGTTGGATACGGAGGTGTGTCCGGACCTCCAGCAGGAAGAGATGGTGCTACTTCTcaaggaggtggttgctgtagCTGAAAATCGAGCTTGATTACTCGCTCTCGTGGGAAGCATCAACCCTACACGTTGCTGTCTTTCGCGAacaaaaaatacccaaaaaaaaGAGAGCAATCCAAAGTGTTTTCTCTTTatctattatttttaatgtattAGTCTTCACCACTCCAAGTTGTTTCTTTCTCCTCTTTTTAAAGTTTTCAGAGCAATTACGTTTTGtgaaagtaaataaataaattgacgGAAATGCAATTGTGGATCGGCTTCTAGGTGTACATTACCttcattttaattgtttgatctGTGGATCATAAAATAGAGagtattaattcaaatgtttcgGGAATTATTTTACATTTTAATTCACGGAGGTATTTTTAAACCATTTAACCAAAAATATCTTTTTCTTTAAGAACTatattttaaaatctacaaatcATAGTATGTCAagatatatgaaaaaaaatattctattAACTTTTTTTTATCAATACTTCAAAAAGGATTTTTGAGGAATATAATTTCATTGTTAAGGAAAAATGCAAATTCACTAGctattttttgttaattttataaattttttattttaatttttgttaaattgtttttttaaggaaaaaatATGCTAAAATTAAAGTCGTCAGCGTATGGGAATTCCTTTTTCTGGTTTgtctaatttttctttttaaaaaaatcatcacTTTTATATATCTTGTTTATACTATGGTTATAATATtgacaaaaatttatatgagacAAATCTCACAATAGTTCTATTTTTTTAACTTTGTTTATGGGATATTAAAATTCGGTTAAAtcgaatttattttaaaataatatataatatattaaaattttctatCGGGCCTTCGGTTATCAAATTAATATTCCGACTAGAGAGAGGAGTCTCATTGGTAACATCGATCTCTTCTCATTCTCTTGCGCAGGTTGAAATTCAAGAGTCAAGACTCAAGGGAATCGTGAAATTGTCGTGAATGGTATTAGTTTTCTCCTTCGATTTGTATTAGAAGTGAATAATGATTTTGTTCGATCCAAATTTATGCTTTAACTCTATCATAGTTGTTAGAGTTGACTAGGTTTATGAAATCCAATGTAGATTAAGCTATTAAGGCTGTTTTTGGGATAATATTTGTACGGTCAATTCTTGCTGATTCTTGTCAGATCTACAgatttcctttttttttaaaatttttgtgaAAATTCAGGTAATTAGGTTACCGATGAAATGCCCAATTTTAATTCGGGTAGTCTATTTCTGTTGGTAATGAATTCAGTTGGTTTGGTTTGACAAGTATGTGAATTTTTAGATTGAATTTTAAAGTTGATATGTGTGGACACTGATTTTTCACTTTTACAACTGGAATTTTAGAAgtttttgtaatattattttGCTGTATGTTTTTTAGGTTTCAGTGTACTTAAATGTTGAGCCAACAGAGGCCCCTATCTTTTTAAGGGTATATATTACTGAATAATTTATCTTTTCAATGTGATTATGCAGTTTGGTTGAAATAGTTTGATCGAAAATGGGAGGTGGATTTAGAGTGCTCCATTTGGTCCGACCATTTCTTTCGTTTCTGCCTGAAGTTCAGTCCGCAGACCGGAAAATTCCATTCAGAGAGAAGGTTATATACACTGTAATATCCCTTTTTATTTTCCTGGTCTGCAGTCAGCTGCCGCTATATGGAATACACTCCACTACGGGCGCTGATCCATTCTACTGGATGCGTGTTATTCTTGCCTCAAACCGTGGCACGGTGATGGAGTTGGGAATCACACCCATAGTGACATCTGGTATGGTTATGCAACTTCTGGCGGGTTCAAAGATCATTGAAGTTGACAACAATGTGCGAGAGGATCGAGCCCTTTTGTAAGTACTTACTAATTAAAAAATTCATACATACTGATAGTATGTTGAGTTTTTGTGCTGAGAATTTcctcttaaaattttaaacttgtttttttaatttattcttgAGGGGTTGAAATTAGGAAATCTttcaaattgcctcttgtgtgTTCCTTTCATGTATTTAGTTGTGATGTCAGATATACCTCCGAAGAGTTGCATATTACTGAAATTTGGCCCTCTCAATCTTTCATTAAATCAAACTTTAACCTGTTTTTATTCCATGAAGTTTAGTGCCATTTATGGTCTTCGTAGTAATGCTTTATTGTTTTCCCTTGTCCAGAAATGGTGCACAGAAGCTGTTAGGCATCTTGATAGCAATTGGTGAGGCAGTTGCATATGTTCTCTCAGGAATGTATGGCAGCGTTGGACAACTAGGAGTTGGGAATGCAATCCTCATAATCCTGCAATTGTGCTTTGCCGGAATCATTGTTATTTGCCTTGATGAACTTCTCCAGAAAGGATATGGTCTTGGATCCGGAATTTCTCTGTTCATAGCAACCAATATTTGGTAAGCGGGTCCAGTATTCGTGTATTTTCTGCGAGAGATGTATTTATTTATCTGACTTTTCTTCTCTAACAGTGAAAACATTATCTGGAAAGCCTTTAGTCCAACCACCATAAACAGTGGACGTGGAGCTGAATTTGAAGGTGCTGTCATTGCTTTATTCCACTTGTTGATTACTCGAACAGACAAGGTCCGTGCCCTTAGAGAGGCTTTCTACCGGCAGAATCTTCCTAATGTTACGAACTTACTAGCCACGGTCCTAATTTTCCTTATCGTCATATACTTCCAAGGGTTCTGTGTTGTTTTGCCTGTGAGGTCAAAGAATGCTCGTGGGCAACAGGGTTCATATCCAATTAAGCTGTTCTACACTTCAAATATGCCAATAATTTTACAATCGGCACTTGTGTCCAATCTTTACTTTATTTCCCAGGTACCTAACAACATTTCAGTAGTATGAGATGGTCAAAATTGATGAGAGCTACTTTTTGTTATTGAGTAGTCTAATATGATTAGAAATTTGATAATGTGCAGTTGCTTCATAGGAGATactctgaaaatttccttgttAACCTTCTCGGAAAGTGGAAGGAATCTGAATATTCTGGTCAATCTGTACCCGTTGGGGGCCTAGCTTATTACATAACTGCACCATCGAGGTCATCTATATTTTTGCATTTGTTTTTAAATCTTCACTCTCTCCTTGTTTATGCTTTCTACTGTGTCGAGGAGCCTAACTTGGTTTtacacttttattttttgtaccaCTTCTTACATGCCTAAATATAATTCCTTCTTATTTGCAGCTTGTCCGATATTTAGCAAATCCTTTCCATGGATTATTTTATATCGTATTCATGCTGTCAGCATGTGCCTTGTTCTCGAAAACATGGATCGAGGTCTCAGGATCCTCGGCTAAGGATGTAGCTAAGCAGCTGAAGGTATCCTCACGCCACATTGATAATATATTCTCAAAATTTTGGCTATGACTTTTTTAACCCTTTATCCATGAATGTCAAGAATTTGTCCTTTTGCATGCAAACGTGTCCTTCATGCGATTTATGGTTTTTAAAAGGAGATTTATTATCCTTGGTGGAAAGGAAGACGTGAATTTTCTCCCTTGCCTTCAGTGGTGGTGTTTCAATACTCGTGACGATTTGTTCCCTTTTCTTTCCTTCCAAAAGTCTCTCTTATTTTGTTTTTCGATCCCATCTCTTAGAAGGATGATGGGTACACCAGCTTGCCAATGTTTAGATTATTATAATTGGCCAAATACTTTGTAGCGTCCCCCTTGGTGTGAAGCATGCAGCAATAATCCATTATTCATGGTTACTCACTGAACATTTCTGGAAATGCCAGGAACAACAAATGGTGATGCCTGGGCATCGTGAATCAAACCTTCAGAAGGAGCTTAACCGGTATATTCCAACTGCTGCAGCTTTCGGTGGCATCTGCATTGGGGCCTTGACCGTATTGGCCGATCTTATGGGGGCTATTGGTTCTGGCACTGGGATTTTACTTGCAGtcactatcatatatcaatATTTCGAGACCTTTGAGAAGGAAAAGGCAAGCGAGCTTGGTTTCTTCGGTTTCTAGAGCATCATTACACTATGAGCTCTGGCCTACACCGTCAAAAGCTTTCGTTTTTTTGTAAGTTAAGGCTTGGAAAGAAGCTTTCCAGAATTTCACATTGGAATCCTTGTGAGTCAAAGTTGTAGTTGATTTTGTTAAATGTTACAGGGAAACTTATGCTGACTTGATTTTGTTGGTATCCATGTAATTGTTGGTATCCATGTTTAAATTTCGTATATGACCTCGAGCTGGGATATCTACAGGTGAATAACGTTTTCAGAACCGGACCGGACAATGGGTCTGGTTAGAAACACCCTAAAAAACCGTTTTAAATCATTTGAACCGACTATGAACTGGCAAAAAAATCGGTTGAACCggtttttgaatttttgttttttgttttgataaagtaattttaaaaatcttaaatttaatgtatatatatatatataaatgattatttgaaattcattaaaaatattattttagtgataatataatttatttagtttattatttgttttaaaaatatatataactataattgatattttgaatatttgtaTATGGTTATtgagtttttaaaattttagtaaatatatatttttatgtttgtatatattttaataataatatagtttatttaatttattttttattttaaaaaatatatatatgtatgtatatagtTATTtaggttttaaaattttagtaaatatatattttatacgtattttaaggttttaaatttggataattatattttatattatttatatatattaattgtgCGAAAGTAGACAGACTGGGACTGTTTGAACAAATGATTTATCAAGAATATTCCAACAACTAGATCCTAATAATCTTCTATGCAGAAGAAATAACAATTCTTGAATTCTTTGTTTGAATTCTCTGATTTCTACTTTACCTTTTGCTGATTTGTAACTCGTAATTAATACGATTATTTATTTGTTCTCTAGTTATAGATTTATgacaatattattttattagttaCATTTTCTTATATGCTAATTCACATTAATTATCAAATTCTATTAGttctatatatagatatataataAGTTTAGAACTTTTATATTAATAATCTCAACTATACATAATATTACAGTAGTTACTATCTTGATTATCGTAAAGTGGCATAATAAAATAACATAACTGGTAAGAAACATacaattatgatttttttttttttttaaaaacaaaatatgataatcaataaaaaaaaattagtgagTGCAAACACACACTAAAAATTTCACccgaattttattaaaataaatgataaaCCAACTTCAAGAAATTGGAAATCAATATTTTAATGTGCAAAAACAGGATAAATCCTATATTTTCCCAACAAAGAAATCTCAACCATTTCATTGTAGCTtcgtttatgaaattttattttattttatttaataaaaaaagtgGGGACATGCCTATAAATTCCACGCAATTTTGAATAAGATCTTATCCAAATATTACAACCATCACTCGAATGATGGCCGATTAAAGAGCAAAGGGTCAACGAATTCCAAACAATTATTATCATAATTTGCAATCTTTACTTGGaaaacatataataaattaacacAATCCGAAagcatttgaaagaaaatccaacttttgaattatattttgatcTCAGTCATAATATAAATGATTTCAAAGACGTTTTCGTTATCTGGATACATTTTATCAAGAGAATTCGAAATTCAtctttgcaatatttacaaatgttttaaaaaaatgattatgaATTTTTTCTTTACAAATTTACAAGATTTATAAAAGAAAAATCCATAATCACTTTTTCTAAAATCATTTACAAACATTATTATTACTAATTATAATGAATTTTAAGTATACCCTGTATCAATGTtatctaaaatttttatttcaaaccaaatttctttatttagattaaatccTTAGAGTAAATCAAAGAACAGTGACGACATATTTTCTCGTTAAAAAAATAACGATTACGAATTACGTTCTATGTTGAAATATGAAtagatcttttgtgagacggtcttacgaatttTATCTGTGAggcgggtcaactctaccgatattcacaataaaaagtaatactcttaccataaaagtaatactttttcatggatgatccaaataagatatctgttaCGACacataagaccgtctcacacaagtttttaccttgaATATATATAAACTCATTACTGTATGTATAAAACAAAAATTACAAAACTCCAACAAAGTAAAATAaatgtatttatttttcaaaactattttgtaaaatatataaacataaaaatatccTAAACAATTTCTATATTATTTCAACTTTGGGGATCTTATTGTAGAATATACCATTGGAGATGATAGTCGAAATGGCATGTACACTCACGAATTCATTAAATTTTAATAGAAATAAGCAACTGTTTGGTTAAAAGGCTGATGCAATTTGTGTGTTCGAATATGCAAATTGACGAATTTCTATTTTTCTACGACTTGTGGACtgttaattaatatttatataattatcgaGACATCAAGTGAATTACTCAGCAAATTCACAGTAATTATCATGTTATTTTAAACTCCTAAAGTCATTGTTATATAATTTATACTAATGGATCGTAGACcgtaaaaaagaagaaaaaaagaagaagaacgaagtagtttttattttaaaataaaatttataactttttaaaattgaaattgtagaatataacataaaatataaagAAAAGTTATATTACATAATATAGTATAGTAAAATCATGTAGTTAGTTTGATAAGATGATAAGTGTTTTAcgtaaataaaaaattacattatAACTCTGTATTATATTTATGTCATATTGAGATATAAACCATATTTaagtttgacaaaaacttatgtgagacggtctcacatgtcgtattttgtgagatatatctcttatttgggtcatctataaaaaatattactttttatgataagaatattactttttattgtgaatatcgatagggttgatctgtctcacagataaaaatttgtgagatcGTTTCATAACAGACCtaatttttaagttttataaTGGTATTCTCATTGTTAATGTATTAAAAAAACTTAATATTCAAGTAACTAAATTCTAGCTTAATATCTGAAAAAGAATAATATATTCAATTGATAATTTTGATGTAtaagattttgatatgaaaaTTCAATACTGAATTGAGATTTCTGGATATAAAGCTTTCTATGCTTTCTTTAACTTCTGttttttgagtgagtctcatgtgagacgtctcacgaatcatatatgtgagacgagtcaaccctacccattttcataataaaaagtaatactcttagcatgaaAGTAATACATTTcatggtgacccaaataagagatctgtctcacaaatacgacccgtgagaccgcaTCCAGAAATAATACATTTCCATGGTGTACCCAAAAGATAACGAATCtgttcacaaatacgacccgcgGTGCAATTCCAGTAGGGTAGCAATTTTTGGGAAaagtgagaccgcacccgcggtgttgctatgaccgcacccgcggtgttggaacgcacccgcggtccagcagctaccgcacccgcggtgcaacgtgttGTGCGGAAAATGGTGACACCTCTTAGCATGCATGCACGAGTATATATAGCATGAAACCCCTTCGAAAAGCATTGAACTATCGAGaaaaagggtctgaagaagaaaggaggaaatccttacgccttttccgagaaatccgtccgcctgattttgaatccgacttcggtattgagttcctggcaacgtagtctacaactggacgtaagttttactacgttttgacatgttttagaattatgatattgtcagaattgaatgaaattcatatatgatgttcttgacatattagacatcatagaatcgaagtcagattaagaaacagactgattatggaattgttatgaatttttagggtatattgatttataccagacagatttgaattgtgattggattacggattgtattggatatgagttatggattgtaactgttatctggtgatatggtattgacggggatactgagtttgtaccgttatgccgttgattttgaattaaatcaagattgatcagattgttattgaattgaaagGTAtactgatatgagattattggtattgtcattgccagacagattgtgagttcaggacttcgactgagccagaaaccggcgaaagaaaggtataagtcaatgtggtattgggagatcgacttgagtcggattagatttgagttttcctaaatcacatactttactttattgcattgatatttgcattgatttgactgatgtacttatTCTCTGGAATTagagatagcaggtatcagatgagttatcttgtgacagaagttcctgatagtggtggaatcgccacgggaacattgcacgatatctcaagataatgatattagcgatagagctacagtccatgacggataggtcaggacaccagatgtttggttatatcgagtaataggaattggaattcttctattacggaattcgatataggaacaccatatttggttatatcgagtaataggaacggagttccttctattacggaattcgatataggaataccacatttggaaaccgggatccctagactaggattgagtctagtctgaaacgtggagtcacgtatatgtcgacattctatgattgattatgtttcagatattgatacatatttttgttacctgattacatgctttatatttgtttatatgattgcatgtttcgttgatttatactgggattatattctcaccggaattatccggttgttgtcttgtctgtatgtgtacatgacaacaggtgggacatgatcagggtccaggagatgaggagagatcgtgattagagtggaggctccggacttggattgtatatagtggttaaacacttgatagtagttgttgaaccctagtttacc
This Primulina eburnea isolate SZY01 chromosome 2, ASM2296580v1, whole genome shotgun sequence DNA region includes the following protein-coding sequences:
- the LOC140822722 gene encoding ras-related protein RABB1c-like, translating into MSYAYLFKYIIIGDTGVGKSCLLLQFTDKRFQPVHDLTIGVEFGARMITIDNKPIKLQIWDTAGQESFRSITRSYYRGAAGALLVYDITRRETFNHLASWLEDARQHANANMSIMLIGNKCDLAHRRAVSTEEGEQFAKEHGLIFMEASAKTAQNVEEAFIKTASTIYRKIQDGAFDVSNESNGIKVGYGGVSGPPAGRDGATSQGGGCCS